The Suncus etruscus isolate mSunEtr1 chromosome 7, mSunEtr1.pri.cur, whole genome shotgun sequence genome includes a window with the following:
- the AMIGO3 gene encoding amphoterin-induced protein 3: MARPALLGALLCVLRLGSGHPDPEDSVPPAPRGCPEKCICSADLLSCAGLGLRAVPTRLPATAADVDLSHNELQRLHPGWLGPLPRLQALRLAHNKLDVLGRGVFANASGLRRLDLSSNGLRSLGRHDLEGLARLRELLLFNNSLARLHERAFLGLDLLGSLYLGHNDLTAFSFLHLHGLGTRHLRTLDLSFNRLKHLPVPDLAALPAFLKDGLYLHGNPLPCECPLYHLLRGWQQRGLGAVSSFAREYVCLAFGVPSSGVRFFEHGRIFENCSAGPSPGLEQPEEHLQVQVGQPLQLHCNASAPAVGIAWVSPQQELLVPPGNVNRSIVVLANGSLTIKHAQPWHEGIFVCLATGPHLPHNQTHEYNVSVHFPHPEPETFKTSFTTLLGCVVGLVLVLLYLFAPPCPGCRRCYQRAGGCCCRCWPRTPSLLQELSVQSSVLSTTPPDTLSRKASVHKHVVFLEPGRRGLNGRVQLAVAEDFDLYNPAGLRLKAGLESASSTGSETVVMT; the protein is encoded by the coding sequence ATGGCCCGGCCGGCGCTCCTCGGCGCCCTGCTGTGCGTCCTGCGCCTGGGGTCCGGCCATCCGGACCCCGAGGACTCCGTGCCCCCGGCGCCTCGCGGCTGCCCCGAGAAGTGCATCTGCTCCGCCGACCTGCTGAGCTGCGCGGGCCTGGGGCTGCGGGCCGTGCCCACCCGGCTCCCCGCCACGGCCGCGGACGTCGACCTGAGCCACAACGAGCTGCAGCGCCTGCACCCCGGCTGGCTGGGCCCCCTCCCGCGCCTGCAGGCCCTGCGCCTGGCCCACAACAAGCTGGACGTGCTGGGCCGCGGGGTCTTCGCCAACGCCAGCGGCCTGCGGCGCCTCGACCTGTCGTCCAACGGCCTGCGCTCCCTGGGCCGCCACGACCTGGAGGGGCTGGCGAGGCTGCGGGAGCTGCTGCTCTTCAACAACAGCCTGGCCCGCCTGCACGAGCGCGCCTTCCTCGGCCTGGACCTGCTGGGCAGCCTCTACCTGGGCCACAACGACCTGACGGCCTTCTCCTTCCTCCACCTGCACGGCCTGGGCACCCGGCACCTGCGGACGCTGGACCTGTCCTTCAACCGCCTGAAGCACCTGCCCGTGCCCGACCTGGCCGCGCTGCCGGCCTTCCTCAAGGACGGCCTGTACCTGCACGGCAACCCCCTGCCCTGCGAATGCCCCCTCTACCACCTGCTGCGGGGCTGGCAGCAGCGGGGCCTGGGCGCCGTCAGCAGCTTCGCCCGTGAGTACGTCTGCCTGGCCTTCGGGGTCCCCTCGTCCGGCGTGCGCTTCTTCGAGCACGGCCGCATCTTCGAGAACTGCTCGGCCGGCCCGTCCCCGGGCCTGGAGCAGCCGGAGGAGCACCTGCAGGTCCAGGTGGGGCAGCCTCTGCAGCTGCACTGCAACGCCAGCGCCCCCGCCGTGGGCATCGCCTGGGTCTCCCCTCAGCAAGAGCTGCTGGTGCCGCCCGGAAACGTCAACCGCAGCATCGTGGTGCTGGCCAACGGCAGCCTGACCATCAAGCACGCCCAGCCCTGGCACGAGGGCATCTTCGTGTGCCTGGCCACCGGGCCCCACCTGCCCCACAACCAGACCCACGAGTACAACGTGAGCGTCCATTTCCCGCACCCCGAGCCCGAGACCTTCAAAACCAGCTTCACCACCCTGCTGGGCTGTGTGGTGGGCCTGGTGCTGGTGCTGCTCTACCTCTTTGCGCCGCCCTGCCCGGGCTGCCGCCGCTGCTACCAGCGTGCCGGcggctgctgctgccgctgctggcCCAGAACGCCCAGCCTGCTCCAGGAGCTGAGCGTTCAGTCGTCGGTACTGAGCACCACCCCTCCCGACACGCTCAGCAGGAAGGCTAGTGTCCACAAGCATGTGGTCTTCCTGGAGCCGGGCCGAAGGGGCCTCAATGGCCGGGTACAGCTGGCGGTGGCCGAAGACTTTGATCTCTACAATCCTGCGGGCCTGAGACTCAAGGCGGGCTTGGAGTCAGCCAGCTCCACGGGGTCGGAGACCGTGGTGATGACCTAG